One window of Candidatus Hinthialibacter antarcticus genomic DNA carries:
- a CDS encoding sugar phosphate isomerase/epimerase family protein, whose amino-acid sequence MSNDKHENRLSRRALLSSAMLGVSAAALAKSAAAQPETKSPSVVIFSKHLGWTKYDELAALTKEIGFDGVDLTVRPGGHVLPERVQDDLPKAVEAVRGAGLEVAMITTQIAGRDTPYASDILATASALGVPFFRWGTFRYNDDQPRMQQLLDYKPQLQDLAGMAAHFNMRGGYHNHSGDNYIGSAIWDLDKLLEGVEGEWLGSNFDIGHAFCEGSGGAWETNFELIAPRIKMSAVKDFCWLHDKDRGWRRYFPALGEGIVQWKNILSMMKASGFTGPFSIHHEYNVAGKDENAKRKQVISDLKKDLTFFRGQMKAAGWA is encoded by the coding sequence ATGTCGAACGATAAACATGAAAACAGACTCTCGCGTCGCGCCCTGCTTTCGAGCGCAATGCTTGGCGTTTCGGCGGCGGCGCTGGCAAAATCCGCAGCGGCGCAGCCGGAGACCAAAAGCCCCAGCGTTGTGATTTTTAGCAAGCACTTGGGCTGGACGAAATACGATGAACTGGCGGCGCTGACCAAAGAGATCGGGTTTGACGGCGTTGATCTTACCGTGCGCCCTGGCGGTCATGTCTTGCCGGAGCGCGTACAGGACGACTTGCCCAAAGCAGTCGAGGCGGTTCGCGGCGCCGGGTTGGAAGTCGCCATGATTACGACGCAAATCGCGGGACGCGACACGCCCTACGCCAGCGATATTCTCGCAACGGCGTCTGCATTGGGCGTCCCCTTTTTCCGCTGGGGAACCTTTCGCTATAACGACGACCAACCGCGGATGCAGCAGCTGCTTGATTACAAACCGCAGCTGCAAGATTTGGCGGGGATGGCGGCGCATTTCAATATGCGCGGCGGCTATCACAACCATTCCGGCGATAATTATATTGGTTCCGCAATATGGGATTTAGACAAACTGCTCGAAGGCGTTGAAGGCGAATGGTTGGGGTCGAATTTTGATATCGGCCATGCCTTTTGCGAAGGCAGCGGCGGCGCTTGGGAGACCAATTTTGAACTAATCGCGCCGCGCATCAAAATGTCGGCGGTCAAGGATTTTTGTTGGCTGCATGATAAAGATCGCGGCTGGCGGCGATACTTCCCGGCGTTGGGCGAGGGCATTGTGCAATGGAAAAACATATTGAGCATGATGAAAGCCAGCGGGTTTACCGGGCCGTTTTCGATTCACCACGAATATAACGTCGCGGGCAAAGACGAAAACGCCAAGCGCAAACAGGTTATCTCTGATTTGAAGAAAGACCTCACGTTTTTCCGTGGACAGATGAAAGCCGCTGGCTGGGCGTAA